CTTTTACGATGGCCGGAACTGTTAGCCGAGGTGAGTTCTCATTTTTCTTCCATTGCTTGAAACTACTGAATAGCATCCCAATTATTGAGATAAATATGATAATAAAAATAAGTGCGAGAAATATTGGTCCGAAGTTAAATAACCAATCCCCACTTCCTGGCATGTCATACATGAAATTCCCCCCTTGCTCTGTTAATTAAATTATACGGATAAATTGGAAAAAAGTTTCAGGTTGACGATGGAATCCACTAGACATCTCAATCTCCCCAACAAAAAACGAGCGCTGATTCTTTCTAAAGAATCGCACCCGCGCACTAATACACTTGAAAATGAACATCATTCTTCTAAATAAATCGACGCAATCGGTTCATATTTCGGTGTATTTTCTATATTTGATTTATATAAGACGATTTCATTTACTTTAAAAGATAAAGGCTTTTCTTTAAAAGGATTTCGCGTGCTTAAGTTGTCTACTAGAAAATCTTCATTAACTCCCCATTTTCGGGCGAATGTAATATGTGGATGATATGGACGTGTTTCTAACTTAAAGCCTTCAGCAAGACAAGTTTGATGGACAATTTCCTGTATTTTATATAAAGCATCTGCTTCACTTACTGCTCCCCAAAATATACGAGGTGATTTTTCAGCTCCAAAAACACCCAAACCTTTGATGTCGAGCATAAAAGCTTTTTGATTCTTTATAGATTCCCCTACTGATTCAATAACTGATGTAAGTTGCTTTTGATTTACAGCTCCAAGGAATGCAAGTGTTATATGATAATCATTTAAATCAACCCATCGCTTAAACTGGAATACAGGTTTAATTCTATTCAGTTCCTCATACATGGTTTGTTTGACTTCATCCGGAATCCGAACCGCCCAAAAATAGTGTGCCACTCTCTCCATTTTCTTCACCTCTTTCTGCAACAGAATTGACAGTATAAAAAGAATCAATACTTATTTAAAATTACATATTTCCAATCGGAATCGAAAAGCTGAAGAAAATAAAATTTATAGAAGTTAACAGTAAAGCAACTATGACATATAATCGACTGTTCTTTACCTCAAAAATTATGGCAGCCAGCCCAGCAAATATTAAATAAATCCAGCATGCATTCCAAAGTAAATCGACAAACTCAGTTGGAACATAGGTAAAAATTCCGCCTATAAAAGATATCCACACAATTAATGTACAGATTAGAAAAATAAGCGTTAATTTAGTCGGTTTTAAACTGTCATTTTCAACATAGATAAAGATAATGATCATACTTATAATATTAAGAATGATTAAAGTGAATACCGTCGACAATACATCCTCCCCTTAATTGGTGCTTAATATTAGCAGATACTCGCTTCGATCATCTCAATTTTGCCGTGTTGATTTACACTGTCTACCCCGCGTTCGCAGTTATCTTTTATTTCCCACTCAATAAAGTACTTATTATTTTTCAATTCAACCGATCGTATTTCCGTTTGACCATTCTGGTTAATGTGATTTTCCAAGACCCTTTGCTTTGCTTCGTCTTCAGTAATGACGTTTTGAATCGATGAACATCCGCCTAATAATAAGACTGCCATTACTAAAAAAAGTTCAAAAAATCTTTTAGTACCTGTTTGATTTGGTCTCATTTTACCCTCCCTTTTCAAATTGTTAAAAAAATAGACGCGTTCTTCTTAGAGAACTGCGCCAGATAATACACTCACTGTACCTTCCGTTTTGAAGAAGGCATTTTGCTAACTCTAACAGTAATGTACAATATTAAGCCAAATGCAATACCACCCAGTAGAATTAAACCTAACTCAGCAAATGCTATCACTGATAGAATCGTAATAATGACCCCTAATAGTATAAAGAAAAATATTTGCATTATGTTTTCCCCTTTCATTATCGGACTGTCTTATCCCAGTTTCATGTGACTCATATTATGTTTACATATGTACAGCTTCACTATATCCGTTTCGAGAAAAAAATCATTGTTAGAGGAATGGATGTTACCATAATACAAAATAAAATCGTTAAAACTTCTGTTGCAGTGTGCGTTTTAGCTACTGTAATAAATAGCAGTGTCATAGTTGCAAACAGCGTGAAATAGTTAACTGTCATACTTTTACCTATAATTTCTTTTGTACGCTCATCTTTAGGAAATAAATGTGGCGATAGATATGCCATCATTAACGAACTTGTTCCCAAGAAAAAAGTCATAATACCTACTGGAAAATCACCATTTGCAATATAAGGGTAATTAATATAAATACTTAATGGAACCATAATAATACCTAAAAATAAGTATGACAGTTGATTTTTTCGAGCTTCGTTCATTCAGTTTCCCCCTCATAAATAAATACATCTTCAATTTTACAATTAAAAATGTCTGCCAATTTAAATGCTAGAATAATCGACGGATTATACTTTTCTTTTTCTAATGAAATAATCGTTTGTCTAGAGACAGAAAGTTTTTCTGCCAACTGGTCTTGTGTCATACTGTGCTGAGCCCGTAAAACCTTAATATTATTTTTAATAAAAAACCCTCCCTATATGTAAAGCGAGTTTTACTTAAAGTAAAGTTTACTTTACATATATTTAATTTGCAAGTCCTCAATAAGTACCTTCTTTAATCATCACAAAATAAAAACAAGCGCTTATTCTATTTACAGAATCGCGCTTGCTTGCCACAAAATCATTTTATATTTTATTCATCATTTCATTTCGTGATGCTGACGATGAAGCTGGTGGACTATCTCTGCTAGTTCAGGAACAGGACCATCTACTATTGCATCATTAATAACTTCTTGAATGGACAGATTGCGTACACGTGAAGGTGCTTGTCCAAATTCTTCTAGCCATTTTGCCAATTGTTCAGATGAACTTGCATAAACAATTCGCCCTAAACCAACCCAACCGTGAGCAGCGGCGCACATCGGGCAATGTTCCCCTGAAGTATATACTGTCGCTCTGCGTCTTTCTTCAGGTTCCATATTATTTGCTGCCCAACGCGCTATTGCAAACTCGGGATGCTGTGTATGGTCACCGCCTGCTACATGATTATGATCTTCAAACAACACTTCTCCCTCAGCGGAAACAAGTACTGATCCAAATGGCTCGTCACCTTTTTCAAGTGCTATTCTTGCTAATTCCACACAACGATGTAAATGTTTCAAATCTATATTATTTATCAAATTTGTAACCTCCTTAACCTGTAATTAGAAAGCCTTTGCAATCACTATTATAACAGAATTATCAGACTGTTTTATGCCCATGGCTTTAGGTATCTACCCACTGACCCTAAAGATTCACAATAAATTGACTATTTTAATATGGTCAATTTTCATTATACTAAGAGTCATTACAGGAATGGAGGTTATTTACATGGTACAAGTTGGAACGAATCGAGTAAAACGAGGAATGGCAGAAATGCAAAAGGGCGGCGTAATTATGGACGTCATTAATGCAGAACAAGCAAAAATTGCGGAAGCAGCAGGTGCAGTAGCAGTAATGGCATTGGAACGTGTGCCTTCAGATATTCGAAAAGCTGGCGGTGTTGCCCGTATGGCGGATCCACGAATTGTTGAGGAAGTAATGAATGCCGTTACGATTCCGGTCATGGCAAAAGCACGAATTGGTCACATTGTAGAAGCACGTGTATTGGAGTCAATGGGTGTGGATTATATCGATGAAAGTGAAGTTTTAACTCCTGCTGATGAAGAATTCCATTTACTTAAGAGTGATTATACAGTGCCGTTTGTTTGTGGTTGCCGTGACTTAGGCGAAGCAGCTCGACGTATTGGTGAAGGAGCTTCGATGCTTCGTACGAAAGGTGAACCAGGTACAGGCAACATTGTGGAAGCAGTACGCCACCTTCGAAAAGTTAACGCCCAAGTTCGTCGCGTTGTCGGAATGAATGTGGACGAATTAATGACCGAGGCAAAAATTTTAGGTGCCCCATTTGAATTATTATTGGAAATTAAGCGTTTAGGACGTTTACCTGTTGTAAATTTTGCAGCTGGTGGCGTGGCAACACCTGCAGATGCCGCGTTAATGATGGAACTTGGTGCAGATGGTGTATTTGTTGGTTCCGGTATATTTAAATCAGAGAACCCAGAAAAATTTGCACGTGCCATCGTGGAAGCAACTACACATTATACGGACTACAAACTGATTGCAGAAATCTCGAAGGAACTTGGCACACCGATGAAAGGAATTGAAATAGCCTCATTGAGTGTTAATGAACGGATGCAGGAGCGTGGCTGGTAAAATGGCGAAAATTGGAGTACTTGCATTACAAGGTGCGGTAAAAGAGCATATTCAGCAAATTGAACTTCTTGGTCATGAGGCTGTTGCAGTTAAAACATGCGGTGACTTACTTGGTATTGACGGTCTAATTTTACCCGGTGGAGAAAGTACGACAATGGGTAAAATGTTAGAACGAAATGATTTGTTAGACCCTATTAAGTCACTGGCACAGCAAGGTGTACCAATGTTCGGGACCTGTGCCGGTCTTATACTGCTGGCCAGAAAGATTAAGGATTCCAATACTCCTCACCTCGGTTTAATGGATGTAGAAGTGGAAAGAAATTCTTTCGGACGACAGGTAGATAGCTTTGAAGCACCGCTATCAATTCCATCAATCGGTAATGAAATAACAGCAGTTTTTATTCGTGCACCGCATATTGTCTCAGTCGGTAAACATGTCGAAATACTTGCTACATATGAAAAACGAATCGTACTAGCCAGAGACGGCCAATTTTTAGGCTGCTCTTTCCATCCAGAACTCACTGATGATGTTCGAATCCTCGAATATTTCATCGGTATGGTAACAGATTTCATAAAGGTTCCTAGATAGACAAAAAGAAGCACAATTGTGTGCTTCTTTTATTTGCCGTATTATTTATTCAAACCCTTTTCATGTATCCGATAGATCATGGCTGCCATATGTGCTCTTGTTGTCGGATTGTTTGGACCAAATCGGCTAGCCGTATAGCCCGCCATAATGCCTTCTTGTTTCATCGTTTCTATCGCAAGAGATGCCCAAAAGTTATAGTCTACATCTTTAAATGAATTTACACCTTTGTTAGCAGGTTGGCTATAAAAACCGGCATTATAGAAAATTTGAGCCATTTGTGCCCTTGTTAAATATGTATTCGGTGAAAAACGTCCATCACCAATACCATTAATTATTTTATTCTGTGCCACTAAACGTATAGAGTCTGCTGCCCAAAAACTATTTTCCACATCAGTGAAAGAGATGTCTTTATTTGTTGTAGTCAGCGCTAAAAAGTTACTAATAATAGCGGCAGCCTGAGCTCTTGTTATCGATTGATTCGGTTTATATGTACCATCAGGATAGCCGGAAATCCAACCTTTTTCAGTTAAGAATAAAATCTGTTGTTCGGCCCAATGTCCACCTATGTCCTTTAACTTTCTATCATCAAATTGATATAAATTCCGTTCATCCATGATGGCCCCTACTTTATTTCGATAGTATTCCCCGCCTAAATGGATATAGCCGGCATTGGCAATGTCAAACAAATATTCTTTGGAAGCCCGCTCATAATCCCATCCCTTTTTCATCCGTTCTTCGTAGTTAGTTTTGGCGAAACGATAGCGATCATTTAACAGTAAGTTCCCTGCCAAATATTCAACCGCTTCTTTATAGGAACTAAAAGCGCGATACCAGTTATCCCTTCTTTTGCTTTCATCATAAATTTTACGGTCTTCTCCGAAATCCTTCAGCACAGGTACCGGTTCATAATCTTCATCAGGTTGTCCTTTCAACTGCCAGGCATTCTTCGGGTTATACCCCCAAACCTTTACTCCGAAAAGATTATTCGCATTCACTGCTATTCTTGTTGTTCCATAGCCGCTTTCCAGAGCTGCCATTCCAATAATTGCACTAGCAGGAATTCCCCATTGTTCATTTGCTTTCATTGCATATGTAGAAATTTCATTAATAAAGTCTTCCTTCATTTTAGTTGAAGGATATTCTTGTGTAGATAAATAGGCGTTACTGTTTCTTCCAGACTTTTCGTCTTCAAACGGGAGAAGGTTTACGCTTTTTGCACTCGTGCTTAATGAGCTGCAATTAAAAACTAGTAGAAAAATTAATAGTGATAGTACTGCTTTGATTGATTTCGCCAAATTCATAACTCCTTAAATATTCAAATAATAATCTCGGACTCTATCATCATAGCAGTTTTTTATTAGTCTTAGTGCATAAAATATCATTTTATTAATACTAATTGATGGGCATATTGCCTAACTTTACCTACTAAGATTAATCAAAAATCACCGTTTAACCTAATGGCCTAATGATGATTAGGAAGTATCAATATAGCAACTGCAATGCATTTCCCCCTCATTTTATAGCATTTGCTCAAATAATTAATAAGAATATAAATTTCATATTAGGGTAGAAGTAAAAAAGTAAAGTAAATTTTCAAATGAAAGAGGGGATTTCATGCAGGAAATAATCCTAATCCTAGTCATACAGCTCGTATACGTGCCGTTAATGACCCTACGAACAATTTTCTTAGTCAAAGATATGAGACTTCTAGCCTCAATTTTCGGGTTTTTAGAAGTTCTTATTAACGTATTCGCACTTTCTATCATTTTTAGTGGTGATCAGAACTTTATAGCGATGGTTGTGTATGCACTCGGATTTAGTATCGGGATACCGGTCGGAACAATGATTGAAAATAAACTGGCTATTGGTTATGTCTCTGTTACAATCAATACGCAGCAGAAAAACCAGGAACTGATCGACACGTTAAGAAACAGCGGCTTTGCCATCACGACATCTGTCAGTGAAGGTCGTGACAGTGAACGTTATAAATATGAGATTCTGGCGAAACGAAACCGAGAAAAAGAATTATTCTCGCTTGTTGAGTCAATTGAACCTAAAGCCTTTATCATTTCATATGAGCCAAAATCATTCAAAGGCGGCTTCTTAGTCGACCGCATGCGTAAATTTAAACTACGACGTTAAAATAAAAACGAGCTGGATGCATTGATTCCAGCTCGTTTTTTTGTTTCAAATTATTTTCCCTCTACTGCTATATATGTATTGCTGTAAGGAAGCATATGGATTCTTTTTACATCCCAAAGTTTTTTAAATTCTTCAATCGGAACTTTTCGATTATAGTTTTTCAGTTCGCCTTCATCATTTACTAAATGACCGAGTGACTCTGAAAGGTAAATAAACTCTTTGTCATATCCGACTACCGGGACGAAATGCAGATTTTTGAGATCCTTCTTCACTTTAATAAAAACAATGACCGGTGTCCCTTTGCTGACTTCGTATTTCAATGAATTTATATTCCCTTTATAATAATGGGTCTTAAATCCCTTATTTTTTAATACCGCCCGTATTCCTTTCGGGTATACATTGCCTGTTTTTGTTTTGTTAGGGAAATGCTGATATAATACTTCCCCTTCAGCATCCTTGCCAAAGTGACGCAATAGGTACGCCGTTGAAAATGCCGCGCATTCCGTCCCTTTTTGGAAGTCGATTCGATTCTCGTGCTGAATCATGTAAGTAGCCGGAAAATCCTTTTTTCTTATAACCGGCATGGGCATAGTCATTAAATACGTATTAATGGCTAGTGAGATAATAAGCCAAAAAACAACTGAATTAATTATAATCATGCTACTCCCCCAATATATGAATACATTGTGTGACTACTATTTTTGTTTAATCTTCTTAGAGCTTTCCAATAGTAGTACAATTCCAATAACCATTGAAAAGAAAAAGTACAGGCCTGCAAAAAACTTAGATATTAAATCTTCTCGAACAAGAAATTGGGAAGCCGAAAAATACATTGCTATAAACATAAGCATTGTGATTAAAGACTTTCTCCATCTCATAATTATCACCATCCTTAAATGTTTAGTGGGTTTCTATAATTTAAAAAGTGCGTAACAACGATTTCATTCTCGCTTCAAAATCTGAATGTCCCCAATAAAGCATAGCGTTCTCAATACCTTCCTCATCTACTAAATGCTTTACTAAAAGATAAGCAATATAATAACCAAGCCGGCTATAGCCAAATGTTTGACCCCCGTTAATCGAGAACCATTCTTTAAATATTTCAGCTGAAGTACATTGAGCTAAATCTTGCTGAAAAACATTGATAAAGGTTTTTGTATTTTCTTCACAAAAAGTCAGCCATTCTGGATCTTGTTGATATGCAAAATAAATATCCTGATCTGCTGATACTACTAAAGTTGATAAGTATGTTGCTACGCCCTCTTGCAGTAGCCATGTGAATGGGTTACGCCATTGTATATCTTTTGCATCTATCCCGTTATGTGTAGTAAAAAGGTGATGGACTGCATGGCCAAATTCATGTGCAATTATTACTTTTAGACCTGTCTCATTTTGCTCAAATTTTTCAACACAAAAAGCAATATGAGGATCCATTGAACGATAAGTATAAGCATTCGAACCACCTAAACCGACAAAAATATAAACATCCTTAGTAAATTTTATCGGATACCGCTTTTCGTACTCCTTTGTAATTTGAGGAGTTAGCGATTTTAATTTCTCGGTAATCCAGGACATTTGTTCAATTTTATTTGGATGAGCTTTTAATGCGTTTTCAAGTTTCAATTCCTTATTTTTACAATGATGATCAAAGTAATAGCTATAGATTTGAGGGTGTTGATTAAAATAATTTTCGTAGTACTCTTTGGAAGGTTCATAGTGATTCAGAAATGGACTAGCTAGATCGTATATTTTCATCAAGATGTCTCCAATCTATTAATTAATGGTTTAAGCCATGACTTATTCAAACTCCACTAAATCTCCAACTTTATATTCTTCTGTCACGATTTCCCCACCGTTGTCAATCCTTACTTCAAAAATAATCGTATTCAATGCCTCTCTGATTAATCCTTCATTTAATCCTTTAGAATAAAAGGAAAATTCCTGAGTATGCTTTGCGAAATTCTCACTCTCATTATTTTGTTCACCACCGCCGCCAAACCAATATCGGTCTGTAGCATCCAATGAATCAAGCGCTTCTTTCCAGCTATCGCTAAATGCAAAATGAACTTTCTGGCCAGCTACATTATTCACTTCTACGTTTAATATAAATTTTCTGAAATCATCAATATGTGGATTTTCTAATTCATGTGTTCCAACTCGCTCAAATTCATCCTCGGTCAATGGTGAAATTATGGCTTCAATTGAAGTAGTAGGCTCTGCTCGAAAACTGCATGCAGTCAATATGAACAGGACGGAAAACACAACGAATAAAAATATGGTTTTTTTCATACTGTCCCTCCCTATAACTCTTTTGATAACCGAATCATATCGATACACTGGATGCCATTCTCGTAAATTTCTTCTGAGTAATGCTTAATGAAATAGTTATGATCAACTGAAACAATCCGAAAACCGCATTTTTGATATAACGCCAATTGCCCAATACTTGAATTTCCCGTACCAATTTCTATCGTCTTATAGCCCTTTGTTTTGGCTACACGAATGGCATCATCGATTAATAATTTCCCGATCCCTTTTCCCTGATGTTCTTCAGCTACTGCTACATTGACTATTTCCACAGTTTTTGGTCTTGTCGGCAACAGGACATAGACACCAATGATTTGCTCATTACTTTCAGCTACAAAACATTCTCCCTTTGCCAAATAATCTTCCACGATACTTTTAGAAGGGTCCGCGAGTAGTAATAATTCCATTGGCACTTTTTCGGGTTTTTCCAACCTTCTAATCTCCACAGCTATCCCCCTTTACTTCTCGGTTAATTTTGTTTATCACTTTCCTTTTCCAACTCTTTTACAATATCATTACTTATATTTGATTTTTCTTCTTCAATCTTATATTTCTCTTTTATTAAAATTCCAAGTTCAGAATAATTAATCCCATGCTTTACCGCCAAAAAGACAACGATGTAAAGTAAGAATCCTAAAAAAGCAAACGATAATAAATCCATGTAATCCTCTCCTTATATTATAAATTTTACCATAATTTAAGCGTCGAATTTGGTGAAAACAAAAAACCAGATGGCTCAGTTCCATCTGGTTCATTGTAATAACGGGAATTTATCAGTTTTATTTTCTTACAGCTGGCGGTCCAAATTTCCCTAGCTGTAAATCACGGAATGCTTCTCTGATTTCTTCTTTAGTATTCATCACGAACGGTCCGCCTAGAGCGATTTCTTCTCTAATCGGTACACCTGAATAAATTAAAACTTTAGAACGTGTAGTTGCTTTAATCTTTAGTTCGCTTGAATTGTCTTCAGAACCAGCTTCGTTATAAGAGATTGTAGCCGCTCCTGTTTTGGAGATTTTGGTCATACTTTCCCCAAACTCCATTTCACCTGCCAACATAAACAAGAATGAATTATGATTTTCAGGTAAGACATGCGTGTACTCAGCACCTTCACGAAGCGTAATTTCGGTCATCGTAATCGGTACTAAACTTTGCATAGGTCCTGTTACCCCGGCAATATCCCCTGAATAAACTCGAACGAATCCCCCATCGATATTAACTACAGGAGCATCTTCAACATAAATATTTTGATAAGACGTTTCTGTATGTTTTAAACTTTTCGGCAGGTTCAGCCAGAGCTGTAATGTATGAATCAAGTCATCATCAAATGCTTCTTCCGCATGTCGAGCTGCCCAGCCAGCATTCATATATTGAACATCCCCGGCATTTAAAATGCTGTATCCGCCGGCATTATCAATATGCTCAAGTCTGCCATCGACAACATAGGTTACCGTTTGAAATCCACGGTGCGGGTGATCAGAGAATACGCCACGTTTATACCAATCTTCTGCCATTAAAATAAATGGATCGAATTCGGCGTTACGGTTGGGGTGTAGAATGAATCCTTGCTGGAGATGTGGATATCCATTTTTGTTGTACTCTGGATACCAAAAACTTTTAATTTCTCTTTGAAAAGCTGTATTAGTTGCCAATTGTATTCCTCCCACCAAGGTTACTATGAATAAATTATTAGATCAAAAACTTCCAATTAAAGTTTATCGCATTTTCTCCGCTAACTCTAAAATTATGCCTTCAGGTCCTTGAACAAAGCATAGTTTATAAACATTATTGTAATTTTGGATTTCACTAATTATTTCCGCGCCTTTCTTTTTCAACTTAGCAACGACCGTTTCAATATCTTCAACGGCAAAAGCGATATGGGTTTTTGGTGATTGCTGAATATTCGACAGCTCTAAGTCTGTATGAAACTTGACCAACTCTAAATTGGCTTGGCCATCCGACATTCCCAATAGGACAATCGTTGCTTTCACTTCAGCAAGCCCGGTGATACGCTCTGCCCATTTCCCATCCACTTCCCCTTCACCAAGCACTTCCAGCCCAAAGTCGTTGAAAAACTCTTTAACTTCTGCAAGGTTATTTACTATGATCCCTACATGATCGATTTTGTGAATTTTCATATTTAATTCCCCTTTGCACTTAACTTACTTTTGCAATATAAAACAACTGTAGATTAATCTACCTAAAAAGAGGATTTCCAAAACAACGAAATCCCCCCTTATCATTAATCCATATTCTATTGCAGCTTGACCATGTTATACCAGCTGACGCCACCGTGCTGTGAATCGGAAATGCCGTGATTCATAAATCCGAGTTTTTCATAAAAAGGAACTAATTCCTGTTTGCATGTTAACGTGATTCCTTGACGTTCATTTTCAATTACGAGCTGCTCCATTTTATCAAATAGTATTCGAGCGATGCCTTGTTTTCTTGCTTTTTTAGAGACAGCTACACCTAAAATACTCTGATAGCCGCCTTTTTTAGGATTTTCATTAATCTCTTCAAAAAGATCATCCGTTATGTAGATTTGAGGAATTACTGGACCATTAATATAACCAACAATCTCTCCGTCTTTTTCAGCAACTATAAACGTATCCGCAATCAGCTGGATTCTCTCCACAAAGGCTTCCCTTGTAGCCGCCTCTTCTTTTGTAAAGCCTTCATTTTCAATGACGATCAGCTCTTCTAAATCTGTCTTTTGCACATTTCTTAATGTAATCATGTTGTTCCTAACCCCTTTATCTGGCCAATTACTTCTAATTTTCTGTTGAGTACCTCAACTCGTTTTCCCAATTTATACAGCTCGCCCCCCTTATTCCGACCAATGCCCGTACGGAATGACTTTTATGGATTCGTCCTCTTCCAGCAGTTGTTTAAGTAGATAGTTATGTGCGCTTCCATATAAAATAACAGCTCGTTTTGTTTCAGGAAGAGTGGATTTTTTTATATTACGGACGATTTTTAAATTCCGGTAATACCAGTATTTCGTCACCCACTCAAATGCAATTTTATCGTCGAGCTGCATTAAATCCACATAGACTTGATGATCATTTACATTGTATTGTTGTGTATTAATATATTTGTACAGTTCGATGATATCCCCTTGCTGAATGATAGTAGAGAGCTTTTCGAGCACAAATTGTACACGGTTCATTATTTCCTCGAACTCTGTTTTCGATTGCCCTTCTGCTACGAGACCCAGATCGATCGATTCTTCCGGCTGCTCGTTCCAATCCACAGCATAAATGGCATCATGTCCAAGCTTTTTCGCTAACCGGAATCCAATTTGATAAATCTCATTTTCTTTGAAATCTTCATTTACTTCTTCTACTTCTGCCGAGCGGTAAACTGAATTCAGATATTCTTGTAAATGAAATGGATATTCGACAAACACTTGATCCGCTTGGAACTTCGCAAGATCAATGGCCAACTTTTCAAAATCGCGATCATTATATTTCCTTTTATCCTTTACCGATAAAGTGTTCAAGTCTGAAGTATCGCTAAGGTGACATGTTCCGACTAATAGAATTTCCATATAAATGCTCCCTCTATTCACCTGTTTTTAATAAGTTTTCATTCCTAAATCTAACTAAATTTTAGCATAAATTTCCCAGGTGATATTACATTCATAAAAAAATCAGCTTGAATAGCCCAAGCTGATTGTCTCCATTAATTCCCCATTTGTTTTTCATTCACGTAATCCAATACGGCACGAGCCTTTAAAAATTCTTCTTGTGCATCTGCAGGAACCATCTCTACTTTTGGTGGTGAAGAAACACCTAATTGTGCCATAACTGTTTCAAAGGTTAATAACGCCTGAATATATTGCCCATATTCTTCAGGTGTTAAAATTTCTTTACTCGATGGCTGATTATTTAACTTATCAAAGTACGGTTGGATTTCATAAATGGCCGCTTTAACTTCCTTCAGTTTTTCTTCAGACACCTTAGAATAATCGATATTTCCGTTTTTATCGCCAAATTCAAGTTTTGCATCTGTAATGACATGGAGTATTTCTTTAAACTGTTCGAATTGTTCTTTTCCGAGGTCACCTTTTGCCTGGGACAATTTTGCATCAAATAGTAAATAACTTTTCATTGTAATATTTGCTATATGTTTTTTCACATTATCAAACGATCCGTATAGATCATCTGCAAGTAAAGACTGATACGCAAATGCTCCAGTTGGAACCATTAAGCAGGCAGCCATGATCGTAATTGCAATTCGTTTTTTCACAAAACGTTTCACCGTTCCGCCCATTTCCGATTTGGCTTCCTTTATGCCTTTTTTGCTTCTTTCATGAAGCTGGAACGGGATTTCAATTTTATCTATATCCTCTTTAAAATGATTCCCCATAGTTCTCTACCTCCTTTAAATTTTGGCGAAGCTTATTCAGAGCACGGTACAAAATCGATTTGGCTGTTCCGAGCGGGATGTCCAGAATATCCGAAATTTCCTTTAACGTACGGTCATTATAATACTTCAGTAAAATCACGCTTTTCTCATCTTCCTGCAAAATATCCATTAGTTCCCGTAACGATAAAGACATGGCAATATCTTCAACTCCTTCTTCCGTATGTACTTCAAACTGAGGTATGAGTGGCACTACTTTTTTATTTTTATTAATTACGTTCAAGGCACAATTGATTGTAAT
This genomic window from Solibacillus sp. FSL R5-0449 contains:
- the thpR gene encoding RNA 2',3'-cyclic phosphodiesterase; the protein is MERVAHYFWAVRIPDEVKQTMYEELNRIKPVFQFKRWVDLNDYHITLAFLGAVNQKQLTSVIESVGESIKNQKAFMLDIKGLGVFGAEKSPRIFWGAVSEADALYKIQEIVHQTCLAEGFKLETRPYHPHITFARKWGVNEDFLVDNLSTRNPFKEKPLSFKVNEIVLYKSNIENTPKYEPIASIYLEE
- a CDS encoding helix-turn-helix transcriptional regulator, which produces MKNNIKVLRAQHSMTQDQLAEKLSVSRQTIISLEKEKYNPSIILAFKLADIFNCKIEDVFIYEGETE
- a CDS encoding nucleoside deaminase translates to MINNIDLKHLHRCVELARIALEKGDEPFGSVLVSAEGEVLFEDHNHVAGGDHTQHPEFAIARWAANNMEPEERRRATVYTSGEHCPMCAAAHGWVGLGRIVYASSSEQLAKWLEEFGQAPSRVRNLSIQEVINDAIVDGPVPELAEIVHQLHRQHHEMK
- the pdxS gene encoding pyridoxal 5'-phosphate synthase lyase subunit PdxS; this translates as MVQVGTNRVKRGMAEMQKGGVIMDVINAEQAKIAEAAGAVAVMALERVPSDIRKAGGVARMADPRIVEEVMNAVTIPVMAKARIGHIVEARVLESMGVDYIDESEVLTPADEEFHLLKSDYTVPFVCGCRDLGEAARRIGEGASMLRTKGEPGTGNIVEAVRHLRKVNAQVRRVVGMNVDELMTEAKILGAPFELLLEIKRLGRLPVVNFAAGGVATPADAALMMELGADGVFVGSGIFKSENPEKFARAIVEATTHYTDYKLIAEISKELGTPMKGIEIASLSVNERMQERGW
- the pdxT gene encoding pyridoxal 5'-phosphate synthase glutaminase subunit PdxT; protein product: MAKIGVLALQGAVKEHIQQIELLGHEAVAVKTCGDLLGIDGLILPGGESTTMGKMLERNDLLDPIKSLAQQGVPMFGTCAGLILLARKIKDSNTPHLGLMDVEVERNSFGRQVDSFEAPLSIPSIGNEITAVFIRAPHIVSVGKHVEILATYEKRIVLARDGQFLGCSFHPELTDDVRILEYFIGMVTDFIKVPR
- a CDS encoding S-layer homology domain-containing protein, which gives rise to MAKSIKAVLSLLIFLLVFNCSSLSTSAKSVNLLPFEDEKSGRNSNAYLSTQEYPSTKMKEDFINEISTYAMKANEQWGIPASAIIGMAALESGYGTTRIAVNANNLFGVKVWGYNPKNAWQLKGQPDEDYEPVPVLKDFGEDRKIYDESKRRDNWYRAFSSYKEAVEYLAGNLLLNDRYRFAKTNYEERMKKGWDYERASKEYLFDIANAGYIHLGGEYYRNKVGAIMDERNLYQFDDRKLKDIGGHWAEQQILFLTEKGWISGYPDGTYKPNQSITRAQAAAIISNFLALTTTNKDISFTDVENSFWAADSIRLVAQNKIINGIGDGRFSPNTYLTRAQMAQIFYNAGFYSQPANKGVNSFKDVDYNFWASLAIETMKQEGIMAGYTASRFGPNNPTTRAHMAAMIYRIHEKGLNK
- a CDS encoding DUF2179 domain-containing protein, which produces MQEIILILVIQLVYVPLMTLRTIFLVKDMRLLASIFGFLEVLINVFALSIIFSGDQNFIAMVVYALGFSIGIPVGTMIENKLAIGYVSVTINTQQKNQELIDTLRNSGFAITTSVSEGRDSERYKYEILAKRNREKELFSLVESIEPKAFIISYEPKSFKGGFLVDRMRKFKLRR